The Vespula pensylvanica isolate Volc-1 chromosome 5, ASM1446617v1, whole genome shotgun sequence genome includes a window with the following:
- the LOC122629475 gene encoding trichohyalin-like isoform X1, whose translation MEISETDVQITNRPIDFISVYVKEENDECETEFNDVEIIAAAQHFCSIEIKETKGYDKNYKQREFNIDNDSNWENRKNIESPNSNTDAMQSSEACNIGSILTDSICLDTLDSDTTNDQIKKQINQSSEVFESQSEDTETNYNISTVATSNQFLESLSLDIKKENKQSSHKSDSDGIYMTEWLCDVNGDTNLRLKVLKNDKQEVQIPTDIEATITPIAICKDQTLDHSGNLTKEETKKYNTTKKRTKLKSSTLNDYEERLRKKAECMREKRRKLYENESEEQRVQRLAREAAKRREMRMYYETPEQRRKRLDAEAARKRQYRLYNETPDDRRKRLDREAERRRIKRLSLYASESPEQRRERLNRESAKRREARLNQYAKETEEERKERLRKDALRAREIRFTRSAVETEEERRRRLVKDALRKREVRMHGNHSVNSGFTELQTVRNFEELNNAQIKNNPDNQIGGHYLSNWMMWFQNTLAQPVHIGEQIFESRPQNSG comes from the coding sequence ATGGAAATTAGTGAAACAGATGTACAGATAACAAATCGTCCTATTGACTTTATTTCGGTATATGtcaaggaagaaaatgatgaatgTGAAACAGAATTTAATGATGTCGAAATTATTGCTGCCGCACAGCACTTTTGttctattgaaataaaagaaaccaaaggttatgataaaaattataaacaaagagagtttaatatagataatgaTAGCAACtgggaaaatagaaaaaatatagagtcTCCTAATTCTAATACGGATGCTATGCAATCTAGCGAAGCTTGTAATATCGGTAGCATTCTAACAGACTCTATTTGTCTGGATACGTTAGATTCAGACACTACAAATGATCAGatcaaaaaacaaattaatcaGTCTTCTGAAGTTTTTGAATCACAATCGGAAGACACAGAAACAAATTATAACATCTCAACCGTTGCTACATCTAATCAATTTTTAGAGAGTTTGAGTCTCgacataaaaaaggaaaataagcaATCAAGTCATAAATCTGATTCTGATGGAATCTATATGACGGAATGGTTATGCGATGTAAATGGTGATACGAACCTACGATTGAAGGTTTTGAAGAATGATAAGCAAGAAGTACAAATTCCCACTGACATTGAAGCTACAATAACACCCATAGCTATCTGTAAGGATCAAACATTAGATCACAGTGGTAATTtgacaaaagaagaaacaaagaaatataatacaaccaaaaaaagaacaaaattaaaatcgtcTACATTGAATGATTACGAggaaagattaagaaaaaaagctgAATGcatgagagaaaaacgaagaaagttgTATGAAAATGAAAGTGAAGAACAAAGAGTACAAAGACTTGCAAGAGAAGCTGCCAAAAGACGAGAAATGAGAATGTATTACGAAACTCcagaacaaagaagaaaacggcTTGATGCTGAGGCAGCAAGGAAGAGACAATACAGATTGTATAATGAAACACCAGATGATAGAAGAAAACGATTAGATCGAGAAGCAGAAAGAAGACGAATCAAACGTCTTTCTTTGTATGCTAGTGAATCTCCCGAACAACGCAGAGAAAGATTGAATCGAGAATCTGCTAAAAGGAGGGAGGCAAGATTAAATCAATATGCAAAGGAGacggaggaagaaaggaaagaaagactaCGTAAAGATGCTTTAAGAGCCAGAGAAATAAGATTCACAAGATCTGCAGTAGAAACTGAAGAGGAACGCAGACGAAGGTTAGTAAAAGATGctcttagaaaaagagaggtaaGAATGCATGGAAATCATTCGGTAAACAGCGGTTTTACAGAACTTCAAACCGTTCGTAATTTTGAAGAATTAAACAATGcacagataaaaaataatccagATAATCAAATAGGAGGTCATTATCTTAGTAACTGGATGATGTGGTTTCAAAATACACTAGCTCAACCTGTACATATTGGAGAACAAATATTTGAATCACGTCCACAAAATAGTGGATAG
- the LOC122629475 gene encoding SAFB-like transcription modulator isoform X2, whose protein sequence is MEISETDVQITNRPIDFISVYVKEENDECETEFNDVEIIAAAQHFCSIEIKETKGYDKNYKQREFNIDNDSNWENRKNIESPNSNTDAMQSSEACNIGSILTDSICLDTLDSDTTNDQIKKQINQSSEVFESQSEDTETNYNISTVATSNQFLESLSLDIKKENKQSSHKSDSDGIYMTEWLCDVNGDTNLRLKVLKNDKQEVQIPTDIEATITPIAICKDQTLDHSGNLTKEETKKYNTTKKRTKLKSSTLNDYEERLRKKAECMREKRRKLYENESEEQRVQRLAREAAKRREMRMYYETPEQRRKRLDAEAARKRQYRLYNETPDDRRKRLDREAERRRIKRLSLYASESPEQRRERLNRESAKRREARLNQYAKETEEERKERLRKDALRAREIRFTRSAVETEEERRRSWNSIITDLPN, encoded by the exons ATGGAAATTAGTGAAACAGATGTACAGATAACAAATCGTCCTATTGACTTTATTTCGGTATATGtcaaggaagaaaatgatgaatgTGAAACAGAATTTAATGATGTCGAAATTATTGCTGCCGCACAGCACTTTTGttctattgaaataaaagaaaccaaaggttatgataaaaattataaacaaagagagtttaatatagataatgaTAGCAACtgggaaaatagaaaaaatatagagtcTCCTAATTCTAATACGGATGCTATGCAATCTAGCGAAGCTTGTAATATCGGTAGCATTCTAACAGACTCTATTTGTCTGGATACGTTAGATTCAGACACTACAAATGATCAGatcaaaaaacaaattaatcaGTCTTCTGAAGTTTTTGAATCACAATCGGAAGACACAGAAACAAATTATAACATCTCAACCGTTGCTACATCTAATCAATTTTTAGAGAGTTTGAGTCTCgacataaaaaaggaaaataagcaATCAAGTCATAAATCTGATTCTGATGGAATCTATATGACGGAATGGTTATGCGATGTAAATGGTGATACGAACCTACGATTGAAGGTTTTGAAGAATGATAAGCAAGAAGTACAAATTCCCACTGACATTGAAGCTACAATAACACCCATAGCTATCTGTAAGGATCAAACATTAGATCACAGTGGTAATTtgacaaaagaagaaacaaagaaatataatacaaccaaaaaaagaacaaaattaaaatcgtcTACATTGAATGATTACGAggaaagattaagaaaaaaagctgAATGcatgagagaaaaacgaagaaagttgTATGAAAATGAAAGTGAAGAACAAAGAGTACAAAGACTTGCAAGAGAAGCTGCCAAAAGACGAGAAATGAGAATGTATTACGAAACTCcagaacaaagaagaaaacggcTTGATGCTGAGGCAGCAAGGAAGAGACAATACAGATTGTATAATGAAACACCAGATGATAGAAGAAAACGATTAGATCGAGAAGCAGAAAGAAGACGAATCAAACGTCTTTCTTTGTATGCTAGTGAATCTCCCGAACAACGCAGAGAAAGATTGAATCGAGAATCTGCTAAAAGGAGGGAGGCAAGATTAAATCAATATGCAAAGGAGacggaggaagaaaggaaagaaagactaCGTAAAGATGCTTTAAGAGCCAGAGAAATAAGATTCACAAGATCTGCAGTAGAAACTGAAGAGGAACGCAGACGAAG TTGGAACAGTATTATCACTGATCTACCAAACTAG